The nucleotide window ATAAATCATTTACATAATTAATTTCTATTTTTGGGTTTAATTGATTTTTGGCATCGGATATGGTTTTTTTAACTATGTCGACTAAGTCGATAGTATCCGCATTAACTTTTTTAAAGATAATTAAATTCATAGAATTTTTACCATTAGAGCGGTAATTTATTTTTTCTTCTTCAAAAGCAATAGCTACCGTAGCTACATCTTTAACACGAATGGCTTGGCCCAAAGCATTGGCGCGAACAATGGTGTTGCCTACATCATCTGTGTATAAAAAATCACCAACGGTTCTAATTAATACTTCTTCTCCAGTTTCACCAGAGGTTAAAGTTCCTCCTGGTATGGAGCGATTTTGTTTGCTTAAGGCATTTATTAATTCTTGCAAAGAAATTTGAAAGCTTTGTAATTTTTTAATGTCGGCTTTCACTTTAATTTCTTGTTTGCGATAGCCTTTTTTTTCAATACCAGATACACCAGGTAGGTTTTCTAATTTTTCTTCTAATAAGTTAATTTGTTCGCGCATTTTTTCTTCGGATAAATTAGAACTTACAACCACTTCGATAGCGGGTTTAATTTTACTGTCTAGTACGCGAATTTTTGGGTCTTTTACATTGTCTGGCAAATTGGTAACACTATCTATAGCGTCTTGTACATCGCGACGAGCTTCTTCTTCTGTAGTTTGATCGGGGTCTAATTGCAAAACAATAGAACTGCGATTTTCTATGGAAACAGAGGTCATTTTTTTAATTCCGGTTACCCCTTTAAGTTTTTGTTCTATGGGGTTACTAATTAATTTTTCTACCTCGGCTGCCGAAGCACCAGGGTAGGGGGTGGTTACTACTATTGTATCAAAGCTAATATTAGGAAAAGCTTCGCGGTTGATTGTTAGTATAGCTATTAGACCAAAAAGAAAAATAAATAAGGTAATGAGATTAGAAAAAAGGCCTTGTTTGGTAAAGTAACGGATTAAATAATTCATATTAGTGGTTAGTACTTAATTTTGTAATATAGGTTATTAGTTTTGTGTTCATTTTTAATATTTTCCAAGCAGATAGGCGTACATGCACTTCGCTTTGTTTAAAAGCTAATTCTGAAATAGCAGCATCTGAACCTGCTTGAATATTATTAAAAACAGGAATTTTTCCAATACGAAAGCGTTTTTCTTCTAATCGAGCTCTCGTTTTTTGCATGCTTCTAATTGCTTTTAATGCTTTTTTCTTTGTTATTAATCGTGACAAATTTAAGCATTCGTTTTTCCATTGTGCTTGTAAATCTTTTTTTACAGAAGATAGGCGATGTTGTAATATACTTTTGTCCATTAGTGTTTTAGCCAATTGCGACTTTTCTTTATACCTGCCTAAGGGAATAGATACTCCTAATTCTACAAAAAGGCCTTGGTTTTTATTTTGTAAAGAATCTTTAAAGGCTTGTGCTTTATCATTGGGGTTTATTGCATTAGAGCTGGCTTTTATTCCCAAATAAACTTCGGGTAGCATTTGGTTTTTAGCTGCTAAAAAGTTTAATTTACTGGCTTTGTATTGTTGAGTTAAAAATTTTACTTTCCAGTTAGATTGTATATCTAAATCGGTTTTACAAGCGATTATAGCTTGTAAAAGGGGTTGATCGAGTTTAATAGGGATGTCCATAGGGTTAATGTTTATCCATTGCTTAGGAAAATTTAATTGAATTACTAAATTGCGCCAAATATTTTCTAAATCTTGTCGAGCAGAATTTAATTCTTGCTTACTCTTTTTTTCTGCACTTTGTGTTTGTAAAAAATCCGATTTTTTAGCGGTGCCTCTTTTAAATTTTAAATAAGTAATTTTACGCAATCGTTTTTGTCTGTAGTAATTAGATTGAGTTACGCGCACTTGTGATTTTAATAACCACGCTGTATAAAAAGTTTCTATTAATTTATAAGACCAGTTTTCGACATCTACAGAAAATTGATTTTTAATATTATTTTGTTGTGTTTG belongs to Pseudobdellovibrionaceae bacterium and includes:
- a CDS encoding TolC family protein, with translation MYKTSKKAIALLNTLPKKSLTLNVILKKGLTSDNFQIIKLKNLQEKVLKYKAQIPFDTYLSTSFLKGNDKSASIRPEAPYNNRFTTGNVKLSHQFSTGTSVSLESNYNYTNSLSASFLDRTNSINTKYYENKINLTIRQNLLKNAFGYSSRKMLTALQTQQNNIKNQFSVDVENWSYKLIETFYTAWLLKSQVRVTQSNYYRQKRLRKITYLKFKRGTAKKSDFLQTQSAEKKSKQELNSARQDLENIWRNLVIQLNFPKQWININPMDIPIKLDQPLLQAIIACKTDLDIQSNWKVKFLTQQYKASKLNFLAAKNQMLPEVYLGIKASSNAINPNDKAQAFKDSLQNKNQGLFVELGVSIPLGRYKEKSQLAKTLMDKSILQHRLSSVKKDLQAQWKNECLNLSRLITKKKALKAIRSMQKTRARLEEKRFRIGKIPVFNNIQAGSDAAISELAFKQSEVHVRLSAWKILKMNTKLITYITKLSTNH
- a CDS encoding efflux RND transporter permease subunit, whose amino-acid sequence is MNYLIRYFTKQGLFSNLITLFIFLFGLIAILTINREAFPNISFDTIVVTTPYPGASAAEVEKLISNPIEQKLKGVTGIKKMTSVSIENRSSIVLQLDPDQTTEEEARRDVQDAIDSVTNLPDNVKDPKIRVLDSKIKPAIEVVVSSNLSEEKMREQINLLEEKLENLPGVSGIEKKGYRKQEIKVKADIKKLQSFQISLQELINALSKQNRSIPGGTLTSGETGEEVLIRTVGDFLYTDDVGNTIVRANALGQAIRVKDVATVAIAFEEEKINYRSNGKNSMNLIIFKKVNADTIDLVDIVKKTISDAKNQLNPKIEINYVNDLSYYIRRRLNVLSNNMLIGLFFVLLILSLILPTKVAFITAVGIPFAFFATIIY